In the genome of Catalinimonas alkaloidigena, the window CGGCTTTACGAAAAGCGATACGTACTGACGCCAAAATGCCAAATAAAATGTGCACAAGCGTGCAAAGGTTTGAATTAGGGTTTTGAGCGATTATGCAAAAAATTGTTTTATGTGTTTTGATATTCGTGATAAATTATTGCTATAATTGTGTAAGTGGTAGAATAATTCACTTGTTTTAGCCCTGGCAATTCGCCAGAGAAAAGTTGGCCTTGGGGGGCCAAGCCAGAACAAGGAGGTATTTTATTACTCAGGTTGTTTGGTGTAGAGGACTCCGCGGGGGCGGAGTCCTTTCTTTTTTTAAGGAGGTTACCAACCCGCTTTTCGATTACGGTTCTACTAACTTTAAAAGCAAAAACATGGCGTTGACCCTAACGACCCCAGCCTTGCTTTTTCCGGCCCTTTCGCTCTTGTTGTTAGCGTATACCAACCGATTCCTGACCATCGCAACGCTCATCCGAGGATTGCACTCGCAATACCGCGACGATCCCAGTCAGCGCATTTTATTGCAGATTAAAAACCTACGTTTGCGGGTGCGTCTGATCCGCGACATGCAGTTTCTGGGCATCATGAGTTTGCTACTCTGCGTGCTGTGCATGTTCATGCTGTTTAAAGAATGGCTCCTGGCGGCCAGGTATACCTTCGCTGTCAGTCTGATGCTCATGATTGGCTCATTGGCCGTCTCGGCCTGGGAAATCTACATTTCGGTGCAGGCCATTTCCATTGAACTCAGTAGTCTGGAAGATCAGTCACCGAAATAGTACGGTCATCTGTTCGTTAGGAAAGTGCGTATAGGCAAAGGAGGTACACCCCGGTAGTCTTTTAATTCTGTGTATCTTACCGTAACCTAGGGCATACTGCCATGAAAAAACAACTCACCTATTTCTTTACTGCCCTCGCTGTGTTGGTCCTGGCGGCCTTCTTCCTGTTTGTGTTCAATCAGATCATGCAGGTATATCAGTATGCCAGTGTCTTGCACCCGATTTTTGGGCAGGTGGTGCTCTGGACGCTGTCGGCGCTGTTTCTGGTGTTGTTAACAATTCCGGTGCTGCTCTATTACCGTTTGCCTCAGTCGCTGCCGGTGCCCGAAACCGAAGAAGAACGCGCCGCGCACATGCTCCGTTTGGGGAAACGCCTGGCACGCAATCGGTTGCTGCTGGAAGAGAAGCTGACGTTTCAGACCGACGATGATTTTACGCGCGCTTATGCGCTCTTGGATGCGAAGGCCAACGAGGTGATTATCCGGACCGCCAAAGGGGTGTTTCTGACCACGGCCGTTTCACAGAACGGGAAGCTCGACGCGCTGACCGTGTTGATCACGCAAACCAAAATGGTGTGGGATCTGGCCCATATCTACTACCAGCGCCCGGCACCCCGCGATTTTCTGCGGATGTATTCCAACGTCGCAGCGGCGACTTTCTTCGCCGCGCAACTGGAGGACATGGACGTGTCCGAGCACGTGGAGCCTGTGGTCGGGACGCTGTTGCAAAGTTCAGCGCTGAAGTCGGTACCCTTGCTGGGAACTGCCACCAACATCATTATGGATTCGCTGCTGGAAGGAACCGTCAACGCTTACCTGACCTTGCGGGTCGGCGTCGTTACCAAACGCTACTGCGGTGCACCCGACCATTTTGTGCCGAGCCGGGCACGCAAGGCTGCGTATGCCGAAGCGGCGGGCATGTTGCGCCGTCTGGTGGTAGAATCATCAGGACAGGTGATTGCCTCGATGGCCAAAGCTACCCGGCGCGCCGGGACCAATACAGTGAAATCGGGTATCCGGGCCGTGGGGAAAGCGACCGGTACCGTCAAATCAGGTTTTACCAATCTTTTTCGTTCTACATCTGCCGATACTGAAGGAGCTGAATAATATGCGCATGATCACCTTTTTGGGCCTGATGGCCTTCTTCTTCTCTACCGACAATGCATCAGGACAGCAGTTGATCTACGACGTCGTCAAAGGCGACAAAGTCATCGGTCAGCTTCGTTCGAACCGCCACGGCGGGCCGGAGCAGGTGGCCTACCTGATGGAATCTACGGTGACCTTCCGGGTCATTTTCGAAGTGCAGGTAGACTACTTCCTGGAGTGCTCGTTCAAGGACGGTAAGCTGGTGAAGTCGGTCACCCGCAATCTGGTAAACGACGATGTCCGCAATCAGTCACAGGTTTTCTGGAACGGGAGTCAGTACAAAGTAGTATGCGACGACGACACCCGCATGCTGGATCACCCGGGCATTCGGCACAACATGGCATCGATCTATTACGAAGAGCCGCAGCACATCACGCAGGTCTTTTCGGAACGGTACGGCGAGTTTCTGCCGCTGCGCAACGTCCGGGCGGGCCTCTACGAAATGACCCTGCCCGACGGGCAGGTAAACCTCTATCAGTACGAAGACGGAGTCTGCACCGAAGTAACCGTACAGAACCGCCTGGCTACCATCTATTTCCGGTTACGCGAGCGGTTGTAGCGATTATTCGATCTGGATGGGACGCTGGCGGTAGGCATCGTAGTCCGGACGCGTGTCGGGCAGTTCTTGTTCGAGCAGCGGCGAGGCAAAGAGGTAATCGGCCGTGATACGGTTGCAGGCCATCGGAATATTCCAGACCACTGCCAGGCGCAACAACGCTTTGATGTCGGGATCGTGCGGCAGCGGCTCCAGCGGGTCCCAGAAAAAAACCAGAAAGTCGATGTCGCCCGTGGCAATCATCGCTCCAATCTGCTGATCGCCTCCCAGGGGGCCGCTCTGCAACTTGCGAATGGGCAGCTTCAGGTGATCTTCCAGCAGGCGACCGGTGGTGCCGGTCGCAAAAAGATGGTGTCGGCTCAGAATTTCCCGGTGCTGCGAAGCCCAGTCCAGCAATGCGGATTTTTTGTGATCGTGCGCTACCAGCGCAATCTTTTTTGTGTACGTAGTCATCTAAGGATCAATTCAGTCCTTAAAGTACACATCCACTACGGATTTTTTAAAGACGGAGGCATTACGAAAGATCCAAAACCCACCGACGGCGAAAGGCGTGCAGACCACTGCGGCCGGATACACCTCCTGATCGATGGCAAACCCCACCAGCGGGAGCGAGGCAAACAAAAAGCCCAGCACGAAGCAGAGGAAGTAAGCCGCCCACGTAGAGATTTTGGCGGGAATGTAATACCAGCGCTGTTTCAGGTTCTCCCGAAACAACAGAAAATCCTGATAACGCTGACGCGCCTGTTCCTGACCACGGGCGCGCGCCACGATGATCCACTCGGCGTATTCGTACGGATCGGTCGGTGCCGAATAGACGTAGCGATATTTTTCGAAAGGAGAAACAGGTGGGTCGGGAATGAGGTACACTCGATTGCTAACAAGGTGTTCGTAGGCCTCCTGCAATGCGATGAATTGTTCCTGTGCGTTGGACGAAGCGTTCAGGTCAGGATGCAGCTGCATCACTTTCCGACGATACGCACGTCTGATGGTTTCCCGGTCGGCGCCTGCACTAACTCCCAGAATGTGATAGTACCGGTCACGCATGAGTAAGTAGATTTATACCAAATTGGAAGAGATAGGTTAGAGTATTAGGTGTTATTTCTACGTTGCCCTACCCGCCTGCGTTGTCAGATCAGGCAACTAATTCACCTGAATTTACAAAAATATTCTCGCAACGTGATGAAATCTTACTCCATTCCTACCGGGTTCTCGTGTAAGATTTACGTTTTTTCCCGGGATAAATTGTACAAACCAGACGGGTTATTTTTCCTAAGTCTCTTAAAATGAGTGTGGGACTGTGAGTTGTTACCGAGGCTTTTGCCACTTTTTTTTGAAAAAATTACAACATCCAGATTCCGGTCGTGGTTGCTTTGGTAGATGTCTCAACCTCTTTCTAAAGGCGAAAATTGCGGCGTATGCAACACCGATCTTGGGTAGAATTAGGTAAAAATGATGCGCCGCCGCTCGGGCAGAATAGAGATTGTACACCGATTTTTTTAACTTGTATAACCAGCTTTTTTCCTTCAGAACTTCCTCCTCCCATGGCCATGCGAACGACTCTCTTTTGCCTTTCGATGCTGCTGCCTGTCCTCGTCAGCGCGCAATTCAAGTTTATCGGCGATGCGCAGCCGATGGACAACGACTGTATTTTACTGACGCCCGATGTAGAGTACCGCGAAGGCATTGCCTACCACACCACCCGGCTCGATCTCTCCAATTACTTCGAGGTACAATTCGACATTTATTTGGGCGACAAGGATGACATGGGGGCCGATGGCATCACGTTCGTAATGCACGACGATGTCCGGGGATACCAGGCGTACGGTACCTGGGGCGAGTGCATCGGCTACGGGCGGTGGAGTCCGGCGGCCGGTTCGGGGCATTCCATCACCCCGTCGGTAGCGGTGGAGTTCGATACGTACCAGAACTACCGCCAGAATGATCCGCCTTCCGACCATGTGGCTTATCTGGAAAACGGCGTGAGCCTGCACGAAACGTATTGGAACAACGGCGATGGCGGCTTTAACATGGAAGACGACTACATGCACGACTTTCGCTTCCGGTGGGACCCCGATGAGCAACTGATTACCGTGTTTCTGGACGGGCAGATCGTCTACAAAGGCAAGCGGGATCTGATCAACGACGTTTTCGGAGGGGCTACGCAGGTCATTTGGGGATTCACGGCCTCCACCGGCCGGAAACACAACCTGCAATACTTCTGCCTCCGGCGGTGGGCCTTTGCGCCTGACCTGGTGCCTGCCGATCGCCACTGATCACGTCCAGGAGCCGTTCAACACATCACCAGTGCGAGTCATTGCGTGCGGTGACTGATTTTCTTATTTTTTACCTACATGACAACCTGAACCATTATGCAGACGGTAGACGCTACTTTCACCCTTAGCTACACCCCTGAGCAATACGATCGCGCTCGGCAGTTTGTAGAGGATATGAAACGACATCCGGACCGGGTCTACTGGCGCGGAAAGGAGGGAAAGTCGGACGAAGAGCTAATCATCATCCAGATTGTCCACTGGATTTTATCCGGCTTCTACAACAACTACAGTCCCAGCAAGCGTCGGCAGATTCTGCACATGCGCAGTGCCAGCTAACGTTGGGCAGGCTCCAAAAGTAGTAAAGCAGACATACGCTTCCGGAAGTGTATGTCTTTTTTTATAGATACGATCGGGCAATGCGCAACGCCTGCGCACCGTATCCGCCCCCGAACAAGTACTGGTGATTCAGGTAGTGATACAGCATGTACAAGGGTTGGCGTTCCTTCCAGCCGGACGGCAACGGCCAGGTCGCCTGGTATACTTCCCACACGCGCGAAGAGAAACCACCGAACATCGCCATGAGCGCCAGGTCGCACTCGCGGTCGGCGTAAGAACTGGCCGGATCGATCAGGGCTGGCCCTTGTGTAGTGAACAGGTAATTGCCCGACCACAAATCGCCGTGCGTCAGCGACGGCACCGGACGGTGGGCAATCCATTGGGGTAATAGACCGATCAGGCGCTCGTACAACGACGCCTCTTCGGACGTCATCCCACCTTTGGCGCGAATGGCTTCTACGAGGTGCCCAATGCGCTGTTGTCCGTAAAAATGAATCCAGTCTTCGTGCCAGCGATTGTCCTGTCGCGTAGCGCCGCAATAATTGTCGTGGTAAAACCCAAACTGCGTTTGCTGATGACGGTGCAGCTCGGCCAGGCCCCGGCCCAGTTGTGCGTGGTCGTCTGCCGAAGCCGACCGGGAAGGCAGAAACTCCGTAATAAGTACGGCCGGGTGATCGTTCTCTGGGGAAGTAGCCACCAGTACTTCTGGAATCGCCAGCGTTGCGGTGGCCTTGCGTAATTCGCGGAGCGACTCGGCCTCGCGAACGAACATATCCGGGTAAGGCAGGTGGTCGTTCCACTTGGCAAAGAAGGTACCGCGGGTCGTTTGTACGCGGCTGGCATGGTTAATGCAACCACCTGCGAGCGACTCGCTGCCTTGCCAATCAACTGCCGTACCGAGGTGATCGCGTAAAAGAGAGAGAAGGTACGCTTGCATCATGTTCATCTGGAGAAAACAGGGAATCAGCCGGTTAAGTTGGGAGCTGAGCCCAGACTATACAAGAAGCGCTATGTAAAAACACCTACTTTGTACAACTCCTAAACTGCTAAAGCTATGAAAAAAGCACTTTTTGTTTTGATTTTTTGCCTGGTAGGGGCGCACGCCAGCCGCGCACAATTTACCATCGGACCCAAAGTAGGGGTCAACTATTCCAACCTCTCTTCGAATCTGCAATCGTTAGAAGACGAACCGATCACCGGATTTCACGCCGGGGTTTTCGCCCGGTTGGGCGGACGTCTCCATCTCCAGCCGGAAGCGTACCTGATTCGGCGCGGGAGCGACCTCCGGTTCAAGGATACGGGGCACGAGCTGTTGCGTGGCGAGGTGCGTTACAACAGCATCGACGTCCCGATTTTGCTGGGGTACAAGCTGATCGACGGCGGTCTGGTGAACCTGCGGCTGATGGGCGGACCTGTGGCTTCGTTCATTATGTCTACCGACGAAGATGGCGTTACGGAGTGGCCCAGCGAAAACAACCGTTACGAAGATCAGGTGTGGGGCATACAGGGCGGTCTGGGCCTCGATGTGGGCAACCTGACCCTCGACGTACGGTACGAAACCGGTCTACAGGACATTAACCAAGGACTGCGGCAACGGCCTCATACGTTCAACGTCAGCCTGGGCTGGAAGCTTCTGTGAATCATTGGGTCAGTACTGATTTTCAGAAAAGGAGCTCCATGCGCGGTGCTCCTTTTTTTTTCTGCATTGGAACTAAACCGGTGGAAGCGAGAAGTGGTTCTGATAAAAATATCATTTCGCAGGGTGAGGTTGAGGGGCATTCACGCAAGCGAGGAATATTTTTAAAATGACTCGTATCTGGCTGGAAATGAGAGGGTTGAAATAGGGGTAAGTACCTGTTTTTTTTCGTTGTAAAGGCACTTTTAGAAGGGTGGGTTTGTTTAAATAAAGTACCACAACCCATGAACTATGACAGCTGTGAAAATTGCTAAAAATCAGATCGAAAGCTACGATATTTCGAAGTCGAACGAGACGTTGCAGTTGGCAGACGATCTGGCAAAATTTATAAAAGAGAACAACCTTTTCATGAACATTCAGGGCAAAGCCTATGTGAACGTGGAGGGGTGGCAGTACGCTGGTTCGCGCCTCGGTATTCTGCCGGTGGTGGAAGAACTACTGAACGTCAGCGACGATCGGGAGATCAAGTACCAGGCGAAAGTGTCGTTATACAACCTGAAGAGCAATCAGGAACAGGACGGGCATCCGCAGATTGTTGGAACGGGCTACGCCATCTGTTCGAATAAAGAAAATGGCAAGCGTTTCTATCAGGAGTTTGCCATTGCTTCGATGGCGCAGACGCGTGCCATCGGGAAGGCGTATCGCAACATCCTGGCGTGGATCATCCGCGCAGCGGGCTACGAACCAACGCCGGCCGAAGAGATGGATTATGAAGTGAACGCCCGCGCGGGTGCGACTGAGAAGCGCGCCGTGGCGGAAGAGACGCGTCAGCCCGTAACCGCGGTAGAGAAATCGACCGAGAAGAGCGTGGTGGAGGTCGTTGCGGACGAGTCGTCGGCAAAGCTAAAACCCGCGTCTGCCAAACAAAAGGCCGATATTTTGCTGTTGCTGAGCCATAAGGTGATTACCGCTGAAGAAAAGGAGCGTATGGTGCGCAACATCAACAAAATCGATTCGGTACGCGCCCAGAAAGCGATTATCAACCTGAAAAAGGTAATTAAAGAGCGTGCTTCGGACCAGACGCCTGCCTCAGATGCGGCTTAAGGTTGCACGATTCTAAATCATAGAAGCCTCCTGCGGTAACGTCGGAGGCTTTTTTATTGCAGGCCCCTTTTCAACATTTTGACGAGGCCTTTCACTGTCTTCCGAATTTCCTTTTCAGACACGTCCGTAATCGGTTCGTTGCTCTGCATGTGCGCCGCCAGGTCGAGGTCGTGCTGTAGCACCAGCAGCTCGGTCAGGCCTTCTGTCAGTTGCAGGGCCAGGAGTGCTGCGTGTTTTACTTTTATTTTCTTGTTGATTTTTTTATCGGTCTGCTGCTTCCGCAACAGGTCCTGGTGCCATTGCAACAACTCGGCTCGGTGTTGCCGGATCAGTTCACCCACTTCTTCCGAAAACCGCTCCCGGAAGGCCATGCGCAACAGACCACTGATGACGGGGTGCGTCAAGTCAAACTGCACGCGTTTTTCCAGGTACATCTCCAGCCACTTGAACCAATCTTTGTAATCGTCGGGAACGGAGACAGATTCCAGCGCCTGCGCGCGGGTATCGCGGGCATAGTCGAACAGGTACTGGTAAAAATCGCTCTTGTTCTGGAAGTACTGGTAGATGCTGCCTTTGGCGATCTTCAGCGTTTTGACAATGCGCGTGATCGAGGCGCTGTCGTAGGCGTTAAGCGCGAACTCTTCCAGGCCAGCCTGCCGAATGGAGTCCTGCTTGGTATCGGGAAGGTGGAGAAACGTGGGTTGGGGCATGGACAACGTGGTGGTTTAAGGTGCTGTCAATATAGCTTTATTAAACTGCGGCGGCAACTAAACCCTTGGCGAGGGCTTGGCGTATGAATATAGAAACAAGAACAATACCATGGAACGACAATTAAGCTCAGTGGAAAAGTTAAAAGAGAAGATAGAAGAAATTAAAGTGGCCATGATGGTGACGGTAGAGCCCAACGGCGCTTTGCGGAGCCGCCCGATGGCGACACGCCTGCTCGACGCCGAAGGAAACCTCTGGTTCTTTACGAACGAGTTTTCCGGCAAAGTGAATGAGATCATGAACGACCACGATGTGAATCTGAGCTATTCGCATCCTGACAAACAGAAATACGTGTCGATTTCGGGAAAAGCGAATTTGATTGTCGACAAAGAGAAGATGAAGCAGCTTTGGAATCCGATCCTGAAGGCCTGGTTTCCCGATGGCTTGGAAGACCCGAACCTGGCGCTGTTGAAAGTACGAATCATCCATGGTGAGTATTGGGACGATACCGCCAGCAAAGTATCGCAGTTTGTTAAAATTGCGAAGTCGATCGTAACGGGCGGAACGTACGATTCTGGCGATCATGGCAAAGTATCGCTCGATCAGCCCCTGGTTCCGCCGGCCGCCGCGGTGCCGACTACGGCCGCTCCTTCGAAGGCCCTGCCCGAATAAGAAACGCCGGTAAGAAAATAAAAGCGCCACCGATTCTCGATGAGTCGGTGGCGCTTTTTTGTGGTCGGTTCGCTCAGAGTACTTCCCACACGGAATCGACAAAGTAGCCGCGCTGGTCAAAAAAGTGCCGCCGCACTTGGAAACCGCTGACTTTTGCCATGTGCTCAACTTCTTGGAGCGTATATTTCTGTGAGGTTTCGGTATAGATGGCTTCCCAGGCATCGAACTCGATTTCGGTCTCCAGCGCCTCAATGCGAACCCGTTGCGCCTGAGTGCTGACCAGGTAGCTGCGCGCTTCACCGGTCATGGGGTCGTAGGTCGGGTAGTGCATGAACGTTTGCAGATCGAAGTGGCCGCCCAGCTCCCGGTTGATGCGACGCAGCAGGTTCAGGTTGAACGCGCGCGTTACCCCGCTGGCGTCGTTATAGGCATCGAGAATAACGGCCGGATCTTTCTTGAGATCGAAGCCGATCAGTAATAAATCGCCTTTTGACGCAGAGTCGGCCAGTTGCCGAAGAAACGCAATGGCTTCCGGATGGCTGAAATTCCCGATGTTGGAGCCCAGAAAAAGGATCACGTTGCGCTGTTGGCCGGACAGGCTGCGCAACGCCGCAAAATATTCACTACGCATGCCCTCCACCCGCAGAGCGGGGAACGCTTGTTTTACATCGGCCACCAGTCCGTCTACGGCGTTGGCCGAAATGTCGACGGGCAAGTACCTGAAGTTGGCGTTGGCTTGCAGAAAGTGCTCTAGCAACACTTTGGTTTTCAGGCCGTCGCCCGCCCCGAAATCGACCAGACTAAAAGCCGATCCGTGTTCGCGGAACAGGTCCAGCCACGTTTCTTTCTGCGTTTGAAAGATTTCCAGTTCGCAGTCGGTCAGGTAGTACTCTTTCAGGTGCATGATCTGCTGAAAGAGCTGGTCGCCCTGTTGGTCGTAGAAATATTTGGAAGATACATGTTTGGGAGAAGCCGTGAGGCCCTCCCGTACGTCGTCGGCGAACGACGAGTTAGTTGTAACGGTGGTTTCCATAAGGGTGTCTTTGCGCAGAGGGGTTAAACGGTTTCGGCCAGGCGAATGCCCGTAAACTGCCACTGTTTATCAGGATGAAAGAAGTTTCGGTACGTTGGGCGAATGTGGTCACGCGGTGTGATGCAAGAGCCGCCGCGCAGCACCATCTGGCTTATCATAAATTTTCCGTTGTATTCACCCAGGGCGCCGTCTTCGTGCTGGTAATACGGGTAGGGGAGGTAGGCGCTCGACGTCCATTCCCACACGTCGCCATACAACTGGGGCTGGCCTTCGGCCGCGGGAGCCGGGTGCCAGATTTCCCGGTCACCGAGATTGGCCGCATCGGGAAGTTTGCCCTGTTGTTGGCAAGCCACTTCCCATTCGAACTCTGTCGGGAGGCGCTTGCCCCGGAAGCGGGCGTAGGCATCCGCCTCATAATAGTTGACGTGCGTCACGGGACTGTGCAGGTCCACCTTCTTCAGACCCCCTAAGGTGTAGTAGTGCCATTCGCCCTCAATCTGGTGCCAATAGAGGGGCGCGGTTGCCTGATGTGTCTTGACCCAGTCCCATCCTTCGGCCAACCAGTAGCGGAAATTCTGGTAGCCGCCCGCTTCGATAAACTCCAGGTACTCGCCGTTGGTCACCAGCCGGTCTTGCAGCCGACACGCGTGGAGGTACACCTGATGGCGGCCGAGTTCATTATCAAAGCAAAAGCCTTCTCCCGCAAACCCAATGGGATATACGCCCTCGTCCACGGTAAGGTAGCCGCTGGGGCGTGGAGTGGCGGCAGGAAGATCGGCCACATCTTCCCGATAAGCCGGAAAGAGCGGGTTGTTGCCCAGGATGTATTTCAAATCGGTGAACAAGAGTTCCTGATGTTGCTGCTCGTGTTGCAGACCCACCTCCAGGATGTAATA includes:
- a CDS encoding methylglyoxal synthase, with translation MTTYTKKIALVAHDHKKSALLDWASQHREILSRHHLFATGTTGRLLEDHLKLPIRKLQSGPLGGDQQIGAMIATGDIDFLVFFWDPLEPLPHDPDIKALLRLAVVWNIPMACNRITADYLFASPLLEQELPDTRPDYDAYRQRPIQIE
- a CDS encoding DUF697 domain-containing protein codes for the protein MKKQLTYFFTALAVLVLAAFFLFVFNQIMQVYQYASVLHPIFGQVVLWTLSALFLVLLTIPVLLYYRLPQSLPVPETEEERAAHMLRLGKRLARNRLLLEEKLTFQTDDDFTRAYALLDAKANEVIIRTAKGVFLTTAVSQNGKLDALTVLITQTKMVWDLAHIYYQRPAPRDFLRMYSNVAAATFFAAQLEDMDVSEHVEPVVGTLLQSSALKSVPLLGTATNIIMDSLLEGTVNAYLTLRVGVVTKRYCGAPDHFVPSRARKAAYAEAAGMLRRLVVESSGQVIASMAKATRRAGTNTVKSGIRAVGKATGTVKSGFTNLFRSTSADTEGAE
- a CDS encoding TetR/AcrR family transcriptional regulator, whose amino-acid sequence is MPQPTFLHLPDTKQDSIRQAGLEEFALNAYDSASITRIVKTLKIAKGSIYQYFQNKSDFYQYLFDYARDTRAQALESVSVPDDYKDWFKWLEMYLEKRVQFDLTHPVISGLLRMAFRERFSEEVGELIRQHRAELLQWHQDLLRKQQTDKKINKKIKVKHAALLALQLTEGLTELLVLQHDLDLAAHMQSNEPITDVSEKEIRKTVKGLVKMLKRGLQ
- a CDS encoding fructosamine kinase family protein; this encodes MMQAYLLSLLRDHLGTAVDWQGSESLAGGCINHASRVQTTRGTFFAKWNDHLPYPDMFVREAESLRELRKATATLAIPEVLVATSPENDHPAVLITEFLPSRSASADDHAQLGRGLAELHRHQQTQFGFYHDNYCGATRQDNRWHEDWIHFYGQQRIGHLVEAIRAKGGMTSEEASLYERLIGLLPQWIAHRPVPSLTHGDLWSGNYLFTTQGPALIDPASSYADRECDLALMAMFGGFSSRVWEVYQATWPLPSGWKERQPLYMLYHYLNHQYLFGGGYGAQALRIARSYL
- a CDS encoding L-type lectin-domain containing protein; its protein translation is MRTTLFCLSMLLPVLVSAQFKFIGDAQPMDNDCILLTPDVEYREGIAYHTTRLDLSNYFEVQFDIYLGDKDDMGADGITFVMHDDVRGYQAYGTWGECIGYGRWSPAAGSGHSITPSVAVEFDTYQNYRQNDPPSDHVAYLENGVSLHETYWNNGDGGFNMEDDYMHDFRFRWDPDEQLITVFLDGQIVYKGKRDLINDVFGGATQVIWGFTASTGRKHNLQYFCLRRWAFAPDLVPADRH
- a CDS encoding DUF6134 family protein — protein: MITFLGLMAFFFSTDNASGQQLIYDVVKGDKVIGQLRSNRHGGPEQVAYLMESTVTFRVIFEVQVDYFLECSFKDGKLVKSVTRNLVNDDVRNQSQVFWNGSQYKVVCDDDTRMLDHPGIRHNMASIYYEEPQHITQVFSERYGEFLPLRNVRAGLYEMTLPDGQVNLYQYEDGVCTEVTVQNRLATIYFRLRERL
- a CDS encoding porin family protein; translation: MKKALFVLIFCLVGAHASRAQFTIGPKVGVNYSNLSSNLQSLEDEPITGFHAGVFARLGGRLHLQPEAYLIRRGSDLRFKDTGHELLRGEVRYNSIDVPILLGYKLIDGGLVNLRLMGGPVASFIMSTDEDGVTEWPSENNRYEDQVWGIQGGLGLDVGNLTLDVRYETGLQDINQGLRQRPHTFNVSLGWKLL
- a CDS encoding J domain-containing protein produces the protein MRDRYYHILGVSAGADRETIRRAYRRKVMQLHPDLNASSNAQEQFIALQEAYEHLVSNRVYLIPDPPVSPFEKYRYVYSAPTDPYEYAEWIIVARARGQEQARQRYQDFLLFRENLKQRWYYIPAKISTWAAYFLCFVLGFLFASLPLVGFAIDQEVYPAAVVCTPFAVGGFWIFRNASVFKKSVVDVYFKD
- the egtD gene encoding L-histidine N(alpha)-methyltransferase; this encodes METTVTTNSSFADDVREGLTASPKHVSSKYFYDQQGDQLFQQIMHLKEYYLTDCELEIFQTQKETWLDLFREHGSAFSLVDFGAGDGLKTKVLLEHFLQANANFRYLPVDISANAVDGLVADVKQAFPALRVEGMRSEYFAALRSLSGQQRNVILFLGSNIGNFSHPEAIAFLRQLADSASKGDLLLIGFDLKKDPAVILDAYNDASGVTRAFNLNLLRRINRELGGHFDLQTFMHYPTYDPMTGEARSYLVSTQAQRVRIEALETEIEFDAWEAIYTETSQKYTLQEVEHMAKVSGFQVRRHFFDQRGYFVDSVWEVL
- a CDS encoding DUF2721 domain-containing protein, with translation MALTLTTPALLFPALSLLLLAYTNRFLTIATLIRGLHSQYRDDPSQRILLQIKNLRLRVRLIRDMQFLGIMSLLLCVLCMFMLFKEWLLAARYTFAVSLMLMIGSLAVSAWEIYISVQAISIELSSLEDQSPK
- the egtB gene encoding ergothioneine biosynthesis protein EgtB — translated: MASPVLTSVSEKRNLQYLARFTQVRSFTESICRPLTPEDHVVQPMADVSPPKWHMAHTTWFFETFLLNAYDPNYQLFHPDYSYLFNSYYESVGKRVLRAHRGNMTRPPVEDILRYRTHVNAAMQALLDREEAWPERFYYILEVGLQHEQQHQELLFTDLKYILGNNPLFPAYREDVADLPAATPRPSGYLTVDEGVYPIGFAGEGFCFDNELGRHQVYLHACRLQDRLVTNGEYLEFIEAGGYQNFRYWLAEGWDWVKTHQATAPLYWHQIEGEWHYYTLGGLKKVDLHSPVTHVNYYEADAYARFRGKRLPTEFEWEVACQQQGKLPDAANLGDREIWHPAPAAEGQPQLYGDVWEWTSSAYLPYPYYQHEDGALGEYNGKFMISQMVLRGGSCITPRDHIRPTYRNFFHPDKQWQFTGIRLAETV
- a CDS encoding pyridoxamine 5'-phosphate oxidase family protein — encoded protein: MERQLSSVEKLKEKIEEIKVAMMVTVEPNGALRSRPMATRLLDAEGNLWFFTNEFSGKVNEIMNDHDVNLSYSHPDKQKYVSISGKANLIVDKEKMKQLWNPILKAWFPDGLEDPNLALLKVRIIHGEYWDDTASKVSQFVKIAKSIVTGGTYDSGDHGKVSLDQPLVPPAAAVPTTAAPSKALPE